Part of the Solwaraspora sp. WMMA2065 genome is shown below.
CGGCCGAGGGCGACTCCTCGGGCCGGCTGCAGCGGGCCGCCCGGCTGCTGCTCGCCCGCCCGCTGCTGGTCGCCGGGCTGACCTCGGACGCCGAGTTCCGGCTGGTCCGCACGTACGCCGTAGAGCTGCGCGAGTGGTTCGACCGGGAGACCGGGTGGCGGCTGGTCGCCGACGCCCAGACGATCCGGCTGATGAAGCTGACCGCCGACCCACAGGACCAGACCCACCCGGCCCGGGATCCGAAGGCCAGGACCCCGTTCTCCCGGCAACGGTACGTGTTGACCTGCCTCGCCCTGGCCGCGCTGGAACGCGCCGACGGGCAGATCACCCTGGGCCGGCTGGCCGAGGACGTGGTGCTTGCCGCCGCCGATCCGGCGCTGGCCGCCACGGGGTTCACGTTCGCCCTGGACCGGCGGGAGCGGCGGGCCGACATGGTGGCGGTGGTCCGGCTGCTGCTGCACTGGGGGGTGCTGCGCCGGGTGGCCGGCCACGAGGACGCGTACCTCGGCACCAGTGGTGACGTGCTCTACGACGTTGACCGGCGGGTGATCGCCGGCCTGCTGGCCAGCAGCCGCGGCCCGTCGATGATCGGTGACGTGGCACCGGACGGCCGGCTGGCGGCGCTGACCGTCGAGGTGGTGCCCGATGTCGAGGATGCCCGCAACCGGGCGCTGCGGCACCGGCTCACCCGGCTGCTGCTCGAACAGCCGGTCGTCTACTACGACGAGCTGACCGAGGCCGAGCTGGCCTATCTGACCAGCCAGCGGTACGCCATCCTGAACCGGATCACCCAACTGACCGGATTGGTTGGCGAGGTACGGGCCGAAGGGGTCGCGATGGTGGACCCGGCCGACGAGCTGACCGACGTCCGGATGCCGGCCGAGGGGATGCAGAGCCACCTGACGCTGCTGCTGGCGGAGCGGATCGCGGCGGCCGGTGCCGGCGCGGCGGGCACAGGCGGCCTGCGGGTCAGCGAGCTGCACCGGCACACCCGCGAGCTGGCCCGGGCGCACCGGTCGTACTGGCGCAAACACGCCACCGAACCGGGCGCCGAGGTCGAACTGGTCGCCACCGCGTTGGACGCGCTGCGTGCCCTGAAACTGATCACGGTCGAACCGGCCGAGGACCCGCTGGTCGTCGCCCGCCCGGCGATCGCCCGTTACGCCCTGGCGGAGCCGACGATCCGCCAGAGCCGTCCCGCCGCCCTGAGGAGGTAACCGTCACCGTGACCGCCGCAGCCACCACCGCCGCACCGACGTCCATGCTGGACCGGGAGCTGCCGGTGCCGGACCGGGAACGGTGGCAGCCACTGCGGGCCGGGCTGGTGGACATCTTCTACTACGACCAGGAGGAGTTCCACTTCCACGGCGGCAGTCTGCTGCTGCGGGGCAACAACGGCACCGGCAAGTCGAAGGTCCTCGCGTTGACCGTACCGTTCCTGCTGGACGGTGAGCTGACACCGTACCGAGTGGAGCCCGACGGGGATCCGCACAAGCGGATGGAGTGGAACCTGTTGCTCGGTGGACGGCACCCGCACCCGGAGCGGACCGGCTACACCTGGCTGGAGTTCGGCCGCCGCGACGCCGACGGCACCGCCCGGTACCTGACCATCGGCTGCGGACTGAAGGCGGTGGCCGGGCGCGGAATCGCCCGGCACTGGTACTTCGTCACCAGCCAACGGGTCGGCGCCGATCTGCAGCTGCTCACCCCCACCGGTACGGCGGCGACCCGGGACCGGCTGCGGGACGCGATCGGCCCGGTGGGGATGCTCTACGACCGGGCCGTCGACTACCGGAGGGCGGTCGACGAGGCACTGTTCGGCCTGGGCGACCGGTACGACGCGCTGGTGTCCCTGCTGATCAAGCTGCGGCAGCCGCAGCTGTCCAAGCGTCCGGACGAGAAGACCCTGTCCCGGGCGCTCGGCGACGCGCTACCGCCGCTGGACGAGAACCTGATCGCCCAGGTCGCCGAGGCGTTCCGGGGTCTCGACGACGAGCGGGAGACGCTGACCGAGCTGCGCGAGACGAAGAAGGCCGCCGACGACTTCCTCACCCGCTATCGGCAGTACGCGCGGATCGCGACGAAACGCAAGGCCGCGGTGCTGCGGCAGCAGCACAGCCGGTACGAGCAACTGGGCCGCGAGCTGGGCGACGCGCAGCGGGCGCACGAGCAGGCCGACCGGGCGGTACGTCAGGCCGAGGTCAGACTGGCCGAGCTGGACGCGCGCGCCACCGAGCTGCAGGCGCGCCGACGGGCGCTGGCGGAAAGCCCCGAGGCGCGTACCGCCGAGCATCTGCGTCGGCTGCGGGAGGCGGCCGATCAGCGGGCGACGTTCGCCGACCAGCAGGCCAAACGCCTGCGTGACGTCGAGGCGGAGGCGGCCCGGACCCGGCGAACCGCCGAGCAGACGGCGCAGGAGCTTCAGTCGGCCCAGCGGGACGAGGCTGCGGCCCGTACCCGGGTGGCCGGCGGTGCGGCGGCGGCGCGGATCGCCGACCGGCACCGTGACCGGGTCCTCGCCGCCCTGCCGGACGACTCCGCCCATGGGCTCGACGAGGCGCGCCGGGCCGCCGGCCAGCTGGTCCAGGATCGGCGGGCCGCGCTGCGTACCCTCGATCGGCTCCGCGCGGCCGCCGAGTCGGCCCGAACCCTCGCAGACCGCGCCCGGGAGGAGGTCGACCGGCTGGACGCCGAGGTGGCGGCGGCCGACGAGGCGGTCACCGACGCCGAGACCGCCGCCGCCGAACAGGGCGAAACCCTGGTACGGCGCACCGGCGAGTACCTGACCGGGCTGGTCGAGCTGTCTATCGCCGACCCGGAGGCGGTGCTCGGCCGGCTCGACTCCTGGGTGAGCACCCTCGACGGGGACAACCCGGCCGCCCGGGAGGTGACCGCCGCCAGCCGGGCAGCCGCCGAGGCGATCGCCCGCGCCGACGCGGCGGTGGAGGCCGAGCAACGGCGGGTCGCCGACCGGGTCGGGGAGATCGACGCCGAGCTGCGTCGGCTGACCGACGGGGCGCACCAGCCGCCACCGGCACCGCACACCCGGTCCCCGCAGCTGCGCCTCGACCGGCCCGGCGCACCACTGTGGCGGGTCGTCGACTTCGTTGAAGGCGTGCCGCCGCAGGTGCGTGCCGGCATCGAGGCGGCGCTGGAAGCCGCCGGGGTGCTCGACGCGTGGATCGACCCGGACGGCACGGTCCGCGACCCGGACAGCGGCGACGCGCTGCTGCGACCAACCGACGAGGTGGCGACGAACCTCGGGACGCTGCTGCGTCCGGCCATCGACGACGCCGACCCGCACGCCGCCGCGCTGACCGGGCCGACCGTCGCCGCCGTCCTCGCCGCGATCGGCCTCGGCGCGGAGTCCGGTGCGGCGACCTGGGCCGACACCGACGGCGGCTTCGGCATCGGCGTCGTCACCGGGCGGTGGACCAAACCGGACGCGGAGCACATCGGCGACGGCGCCCGGGAAGCGGCCCGCCGGGCCCGGATCGCTGCGCTGCGCGCCGAGTCCGACGAACTCGCTGCCGTGTCGGCCGACCTCGCCGAGCAACGCACCAGACTGGACGAACGTCGGCGGGCGGTCGGCCACGAGACCGAGAGTCTCCCCTCCGACCAGCCACTACGCGAGGCGCACACCCTGGTCCGTGGCGCCCACCAGTTGCGCCGGGACACCGCTGGCCGACGTGACGAGGCGGCGGCGAGGCACCGTACGGCGGTCTCGGCGGCGCAGACGGCGCTGGCCGAGGCGACCGAGTTCGCCGACGACGTGGGTCTGCCACACGACGCCGACGGGCTGGCGGAGGTTCGCGACGGGCTGCAGGACTACCAGGTGACGTTGGCCGCCTGGTGGCCCACCCTGACCGGGGTACGCGATGCGACGCGCCGCCGCGCTGAGGCGTCCCGCACCTACGAGGAGAAGCAGGAGAAGCTCGAACCGGCCGCGATCGAGGCGGCCGAGGCGGCCGAGGCGGCCCGGCTGGCCCGGGTGGAGTTCGAGACGTTGGACGCGACCGCCGGCGCGACCGTCGCCGACCTGGAACGCCAGCTCCGCGAGGTGGCCGACGCCGAGCAGGAGTGCCAGCGGGAAAGCCGGGAGACCCGGCAGCGCGAACGCGACGCCTGGGGTGCCCGGGGCGACGCCGACGGGCGACGGGACCGGCTGACCGAGGAACTCGACGGGGCCACCGCCACCCGGGACGCCGCCGTCGAAGTGCTGCGGGCCTTCGCCGACACCGGCCTGATCGCCCTGGCCTGCCCCGAGCAGGAACTACCGGACACCCGACAGCCGTGGGCGACGACCCCGGCGGTGGCCGTGGCGCGCGGCGTCGACCGGCTGCTCGCCGACGTCGACGACGGTGACCGCCCCTGGGAACGGATCCAGCACCAGGTCAGCCTGGACATGAAGGTGCTCACCGACAGCCTGTCCCGGCACGGACACCAGGTGCTGCCCGCCGTCCGCGAGGACACCATGATCGTGGAGGTGGTGTTCCAGGGGCACGGCCGCTCCGTCGCGGACCTGTCCGCCGCCCTGGTCACCGAGATCGACGAACGGCAGCGGGTGCTCTCCGCCCACGAGCGGGAGGTGCTGGAGACCCACCTGGTCAACGAGGTCGCCGGAGCGTTGCAGGAGCTGGTCGCCGGCGCCGAGCAGCAGGTTGCGACGATGAACGGCGAGCTGGAGGAGCGGCCCACCTCCACCGGCATGCGGCTGCGGCTGCTGTGGCGGCCCACCCGCGACGCCCCGCCCGGCCTGGCCGAGCTGCGCGCCCGGCAGCTGCGGCAGAGCACCGACGTCTGGAACGACGCCGACCGTCGAGCGATCGGCGCGTTCCTGCAGGAACAGATCAGCCGGGAACGGCTGCGCGACGAGGCGGCGACCTGGCACGAGCAGCTCACCCGGGCGTTGGACTACCGGGCCTGGCACGAGTTCGCAATCCAACGCCACCAGGACGGGCAGTGGCGGCCGGCCACCGGCCCGGCCTCCGGTGGTGAACGGGTGCTGGCCGCCAGCATCCCACTGTTCGCCGCCGCGTCCTCGTACTACGGGTCGGCGGGCAATGCGCACGCGCCGCGGCTGATCGCCCTCGACGAGGCGTTCGCCGGGGTCGACGACGACTCCCGGGCCAAGTGCCTCGGGCTGCTCGCCACCTTCGACCTGGACGTGGTGATGACCAGCGAACGGGAGTGGGGCTGCTATCCGCAGGTGCCCGGACTGGGCATCGCGCAGCTGGCCCGGCACGACGGCATCGACGCCGTCCTGGTCACCCCGTGGCGGTGGGACGGGCGGGAACGGCACCGGATGCCTCGGGTCGAGCTGGCGGTACCGCAGCAGCGACCGACCCGCCCGGACGGCGAACCCGACCCGACCCGACCAGACCCGACCGGACCTGACGGCTCGGAGCAGCCCGCTCTGTGGTCCGCCGAGTGACCGGACCGGACGGCGATGTGGTCGGGCCGGATCTCGATGTGGTTGGGCCGGATCTCGATCGGCTGCGCCGGCAGCTCGGCGGGGCCGACACCGAACGGGTCGTGCAGCGGGTCCGCCAGCGGATGGCCCACGGCCGGCCGCTGACCGGCACGATCTCGCTGAGCCAGCCGACACCGGCCGAGCGGCTGGCGGTGCAACGGCTGCTTGGGCGGCCACCCGCCCGGGGCACCTCGCTGACGGTCAACCTCGACGACCTCGACCAGGTGGTCCGCCGCAGCGGCCTGCACCCGGACGGGCTGGCCGCCGCCGTCGAGACCCTCCTCGGGCCGGTGCCGGTGACCGCCGAGGTCCGCGCCGCCGCCGACGCCGCATGGCGTACCGTGCTGGAGCCGTTGAACCGGCTCGGCCGCCGCGCGCCGCACCTGGCCGACTGGTGCGGCGACCGCACCACGGTCGCGCTGGCCCGCCGACTGTCCGGTACGCCGGACGCGGCGGCCCGGCTCGTCGAACACCTGGTCGCGGTGCTGGCGGCGTTGCCTGCCGACGGTGCTCCGTTGGCCCGGCTCGCCGCGCAGACCACCGGCGACGCGCACGCCCTCGACGCCGACCGTCCACTGGCCACCCTCGTACTGTCGGCGGTGCGGGCCGTCTGGTGGCCCGGGGACGACGAACCGACGTCCCCGGCGCAGCGGCGGCGGGCGCTGTGGGACAGCGCCGGTGTCCTTGTCGACGAACTATCGTCGACCGTACTGACGCTCAACGTCGTGGCGAGTCCGGGCAGCCGGCTGTCCGCCCTGACGGCGCCCGCCGCGACGGCCGGTGAGCCGCTAGTGCTGACCCTGCGCCAACTCGGCCGGGAGCGGTCGACTTTCCCGGCCGGCACCGTCCACGTCTGCGAGAACCCGACGGTGCTGGCCGCGGCGGCCGACCTGCTCGGTCCGGAGTGTCCGCCGCTGGTCTGCGTCAACGGCCAGCCGAGCACGGCGGCGCTGCGGCTGCTGACCGGCCTGACGGCCGGTGGCGCGCGGTTGCGCTACCACGGCGACTTTGACTGGGGCGGGGTACGGATCGCCAACCTGTTGCGCTCCCGGGTGCCGTGGCAGCCGTGGCGCTACGACGCCGCCGCGTACCGGGCGGCGGTGGCGGGCGCGGCCGTGGTGGGCGCCGTGTCGGGGACGCTGACCGGCCGGCCGGTCGACGCCGGCTGGGACGCGGAGCTGACCGCTGCGATGAGCCGGCACGGTACGCGGGTCGAGGAGGAGCTGGTCCTCGACACCCTCCTCGCCGACCTGTCCGGTGCCCAGTAGCGCGTGATCATCCTGCCCATAGTCGACTGTCGCACCGGTTGTCCGCTGAACGGACGTGCGAGTGGCCCTACCGGATTGTCTGGCCTAGAGTCTGCGCGTGCCAGCATCCCCCGTTACCCCGCCTGACCGACTGGCCGCGCTACTGGGCACCGTTGGCCCGGCTGGCGCGTTCAGCGCACGTCGTACCGCGTCACCCCATGGTCTGAGGCTCGCGGTGCGCGGTGTCGGGCCGATCGCCTTGCCGGCGGCCGCCGAGCAGGCGAAGCAGCTGTGCTCAGTTGGCCGGCCGGCCAGGTTCGGCAAGGGTGAGCAGACGCTGACGGACGCCGGGGTGCGCGACACGTGGGAAGTCCCGACGAGCCTCGTCGACATCGACGAACAGCGGTGGCACGAGACGCTCCACCCGATGCTGGACCAGCTCCGGGCCGACCTCGGCCTGCCGCAGGGGTGCGAGCTGGTCGCCGAGCTGCACTCGATGCTGGTGTACGCGCCCGGCCAGTTCTTCGCGCCACATCAGGATTCGGAGAAGGCTGATGCGATGATCGGCACCCTGGTGGTGACGTTGCCGTCGGAGTCGGCCGGCGGCGTGCTGTCGATCGAGCACGCCGGCCGGACCGGGAGCTACGAATCGTCACCGGACGAGCTGACCTTCGTCGCGTTCTACGCCGACTGTCGGCACCAGGTGTCGCCGGTGACGACGGGCCACCGGATCGTGTTGACCTACAACCTGTTGCTCGCCGGTGACCCGGTCACCCTGGCCGCCGGCTCGCTGGGCCAGGACCTGGTCACCGAGTTGACCGGCTGCCTGGACGATCACTTCGCGGAATCGGCCGACGGGCCCGCCCGGCTGGTCTACCTGCTGGACCACGAGTACACCCAGCGGGCGTTGGGCTGGGACCGGCTCAAGGGCGACGACGTCGGACGTGCCGCAGCGGTGCGGGCGGCCGCGCAGGCCGCCGGTTGTGAGGTCACCCTGGCGTTGGCGGAGCTGCAGGAGACCTGGAGCGCCCTCGACCCCGAGGAATCATGGGGCCGCTGGGGTCGGGGCCGGAGTCGGTACGGCCGGTATCGCAACGACGAGGAACCCAGCGGCGGGAGCGGGTCGGGCAAGTACGAGCTCGAAGAGCTCATCGACTCGTCGATGACCCTCGACTGCTGGCTGGACGAGTCCGGCGAGGTGGTGCCGACGTCGCTGCGGGTTTCCGACGACGAGGTGTGTGCCACGACGCCCACCGCGAACCTGTCGCCCCAATCGTCGGAGTACGAGGGGTACATGGGCAACTACGGCAACACGTTGGACCGGTGGTACCGCCGGGCGGCGATCGTCGTGTGGCCACGTCGGTGGACCTTCGCGATCCGTGCGCAGGCGTCGCCAGGCTGGGCCCTCGACCGGCTCGCCGGTCTGCTGCGGGCCGGGGACGTCGCCGGTGCCCGGAGCAGCGCCGCCACGCTCGCCTCGTTCTGGCGGGTCACCCCGGCGGCCGGTGAGCTTGTTGCCGGGCGGGCACTGGCGGTCGCCTGGGAGCTCGACGAGCCGGACCTGGCTGCCATGCTGCTCGCGCCGCTGCGGGTGGAGGCGCTGGCGCCGGCCGACGCCCCGGTGCTCGCCCGCCTCGCCACCCGCTACGGCGAGTCCTGGGCCCGGGATCGGGTCAACGGCTGGTTCGGCCGGAACTGGCTGTCCCGTTCGTCGCTGTTCGACAAGCAGACCCCGGACTGGCTGGCATCGCTGCCCGCGATGTGCGCGGCGCTGCGGGCCACCTCCGACGCCGGGGGTGTGCTGGTCGGCCGGCTGCTGGTGGCCGGTGTCTGGTCCGAGCTGCACGGCCGGGCCCGAGGACTGCTCAGCTACCCGGCGGCCCGCGACCGGCGCAGGTACCTCGCGGACCTGGGGCCGCAGATCGCCGTCGTCCTGGCTGGTGCCGCCAGCCTCGGTACGGCTGACCTGGCTGACGGGCCGGTCGAGTTCCTCTGTCAAGACGAGGACGACGTGCTTGGCTGCGCGATGTCGACGCTGCGGGCCACCCGCGCGACCGCAGCGGACCAGGCGGGGCAGCAGGTGACCGGCCTCGACACCCTCACCGCGCACGCCGCCCGGCGGCTCGAGCAGCGGCTCGCCAGGCCAGTTCGGGCCGCCGACGACTGGTCGGTGGAACTGCCCAAGGGATGCGACTGCGAGCTGTGCACCACCTTGGTGGCGTTCCTCGGCGATCCGGCGCGCCGCACCTTCGAGTGGCCGCTGGCCGAGCAGCGCCGCCGCCACGTCCACTCCCGCATCGACCAGGCCGACCTGCCGGTCGACCATCAGACCCGGCGCAGCGGGCGACCGTACACTCTGGTGCTGCGCAAGACCGACGCGCTCTTCGATCGCGAACGCGAGGCCCGCCGCCGCGCCCAGGAAGACCTGGCCTGGCTCACCCACTGACCGAGCCGGCCGGTCCGACCCCGACCACTCCGAACAGCTACGAGGACCCGAGCATGCCGATCACGGCCGTCCGACAGATGGCGTACTTTCCACCCTCGGCCTACGAGCAGGCGTGGGAGCGCGGCCTGCTGGACGCCACCAACTACCGGGACCACGCGGACTACCGCCGCGAGATTCAACAGCAGCTGCAGGCCCTGTCCACCGACGGCCGAGGCCCGATCCGGATCGTCGCGCTGGACGTGCCCGGCCTGCTGGCGTACGCGGAACAGACCGGCCAGGACCCGACCAGCCGGCAGACCCGGCTGGGTTTCGTGGGCTGGCTCGGTGAGCAGGGCGCCGACACCGTCGCCTGGCCGCCGGAGCGCAACGCCGGGTGCTGGTGCGGCTCCGGCCGCAAGTACAAGAGGTGCTGCGCGGCACCGTCGTTCCTGGCGGTCGAACCGGCCGACCCGGCGTCGCTGGTGCTCACCGTCGAGCTCGACGGGGTGGCGCAGCGGGTGTGGCGGCGGGTTGCCATCCCGTCGAACACCCCGCTGGATCGGGCCCACCGGATGCTTCAGGAGGCCTTCGAGCTGCCCGGTGAGGGGTCGTACGCCTTCCGCACCGACGAGTACACGATCGTCGCGCCCGGGTCTGGCCAGCGTGGTGTCCCGGCGGACGGGGAACGGCTGGTGTCGATCGCCACCGAACTCGGCGACCAGTTCCACTACTTTCACGGCCACGGCCGGAGGTGGCGCCACACGGCCACTCTCGACGAGATCCGGCCCGGCGGACCCGGCAACACGTTCACCGTGCTGGCGGGTGACGGCAGCTGGCCGGCCGAGCCGGTCGCCGACCAGGTCAGGCAGGCGATCGATGGGCTGATGGAACTTGCCGAGTCCAGCGCCGACGTGGTCGCCGCCGAGGCTGAGTCGTTCCGTGAGTTCGGCGACCGGGCCGACCCCATGGACGTGGAAATCCACACCGCGCAGCTGCTGGCCAGGTTCGACCAGACCCAACCGTCGGGGTCGATCGGGCTGGCGATGGGGGCGCTCTCCATCGCGAACCGGCGGCCGAGACCGCACGTGGCGGCGTTCGTCGCCGCCGTGAACCACCTGATGCCCGGCCTGGTCACGGGGAAGGCGCTGACCGACCTGGCCCGGCATGGAGTGCCGTTTCCGGCATGGGCCGAGCGGCTCGGCAAGGTGGACCCACGGCGGGCGTGGCGCTACCGGGACGCCTTCGGTGATCAGGAGGCCGTGCTGGTGACCTTCGGCTACCTCGGCGACGCCGCCGAACACGGCATCCTCGTCGAGATCGCCACCTGCCCCACCCCCACGGTCAGCGTGGTCCACCTGTCTCGAAGCGTCGACGCGCTGCGGAAGGTGCTGCAAAAGTCCGCCGCCACCGCCGCCGGCCCGGTGATCCTGGAAGAGACCACCCTGGCGTGGGCGTCCGGGGCGTTGGCCGGCGTGCTCCGGCGAGTCAGTTCTGACCTGCCGGCCGAGAGCCGGGCCTGGCTGCCGATCGTGGCGCAGCGGGTCGACCTGCTCCCACAGCCCGAACCGGTCGAGCCGGCCCGCCACACCCGGGCGGACCGGGCTGCGGCGGTCGACGGGTTCCTGGCCGCCACCGCACCCCTGCCGGGCGTCGACGGCGACGTCCTGCGGTTCTGGGCGCAGGTCCTGGCCGGGTCCACCGGGACGGACGGTTCGGCGCCGACCCGGATCGGGCCGGTCTGGCTCGGACACGTCCTCGGCGAACACGTCCCACGTACCTTCGAACTGACCCTTGCCCAGCGGGCCGGGCTCAGTGCCGCCGTCACCGCCTGGGCCGGGTGGGCGGCCGAGCAGCAGGGCCTGCCCGCCGCCGCTGTCGAGGTGCTGGCGGCCCGGATCGCCGAGATCGACGAGGCGTTCGACCGCGCCTACGCCGACCCCGAGCGGGCGGCCGCCCGCAGCTATCTCAGCGACATCACGCCGACCACCACCGACGGGGAAGACCTGCGGCGGGCGTTCGCGCTGCGAACCGCCGCCGTCCCGGTGGCGCGACCCGGGCAACTGACCGAGCAGCCGCTGTGGGTGTCCGATTTGGCCGACCGGCACCGGATTCTCGCCGCCGAACTCGAGTCGTGGGAACTGGCGCCGAGTCAGTCTGTTGCGGCCTGGTCCGCCGCGCTCACCGCGATCAGCGACCAGCTCTGGAACCTGGAGTCCGACCTGGCCCGCGAAACCATGGACTACCTGGACCAGGTCGGCCCGGACGATGAACTGCTCGGCGACCTCACCGAGCTCGCCGTCGAGCACGGCCTCGGTACGACCAGGTTCAACGCGGCAGCCCGCGACCGGCTCACCCCGGATCCCGAGGACCTCGGCTGAGCGTTGGTCGCGTCGGGGACGTCACGCCTGGAAGTAGTGCCCGTCGTGCAGGTCGGCGATCAGGCCGGGGCGGCTGGGGGACCAGCCCAGGAGTTCCCGGGTGATCGCGGCCGACGTCGGATTGTCCAGTTGGGCGAACGGCCCGAGGAAGCCGAAGTAGTCGTCGGCTTCCTCGGGGCTGATGCTGCGGACCGGCACGTCGAGGTTGCGGGCGATGGCGGCGGCGATCTGTCGGAAGGGGACTCCTTCGTCGGCGGCGGCGTGCAGGCGGGAGCCGGCCGGGGCCTTTTCGAGGGCGAGCCGGTAGAGGTCGGCCGCGTCGAGCGTGTGCACGGCCGGCCACCGGTTGGTGCCTTCGCCGACGTACGACGCGTACCCGTGCTGCCGGGCGGCGGCGACGAGGACGGTGACGAAGCCGTTGCGGTCGAGCGGGCTGTGCACCGTCGGAGCGAGCCGGACGACGCAGGAGCGCACGTCGTGGGAGGCGAGGCCGATCACGAAGTTCTCCGCGTCGACCCGGTAGCCGCTCGGGAGAGCGTCGTGTTCAGTGCCGGGGCGGCCGACGAGTCCGCCCATCGCGAGCATGGCTGTGCCGCCCGTGCCGACCAGCGGTTTGCCGGAGCCGCTCAGACCGTCGGCGAGTGCGTGGAGGGCGGCCAGGTCGGCACCGGCGGCGCCGGTCAGGTCGCCGGTGAGCAGTAGGTCGTGACGGAACGCCAGGTGGATGACGCCGTCGGCGGCGTTCGCTTCGGTGCGCAGAACGTCGAGGTCGGACAGGTCGGCGCGACGCGTCCCGGCACCCAGTTTCTCGATCGCGGTAGCGGATGCTTCGGAGCGGGCCAGGCCGACGACGTCGTGTCCGGCGGAGATCAGGGCCGGCACGACCGCCGAGCCGAGGTGGCCGGAGGCGCCTGTGACGAATACGCGCATGTTGGTGTTCCTTCGTGAGTGCCGATGTCGCCTTGTGACATCACCCTACCTTGTGATGTCACTAGGCGACATGGCTGGATCAAGAAGATGTCGTAGTGTGACATCGGATACCATCGCGGCATGGCCCGCTGGCAACCGGACGCACGCGGCCGCCTGGAGGCGGCCGCCTTCGAGCTGTTCCGTGAACGCGGCTTCGAACAGACCACGGTCACCGACATCGCCACCCGTGCCGGCCTCGACAAACGCACCTTCTACCGGCTCTTCGGCGACAAACGCGAGGCGCTGTTCGGCGGCAGCGAGCAACTGGAGGACCTGCTCGTCAAGGCGGTGACCGAGGCGGACGCCGCCCCCTTCGAAGCGGTCGTCGCCGCGTTCCGTCAAGTGGCGGAGGAGATCTTCGCCGACCGGCTCGAG
Proteins encoded:
- a CDS encoding SDR family oxidoreductase, which translates into the protein MRVFVTGASGHLGSAVVPALISAGHDVVGLARSEASATAIEKLGAGTRRADLSDLDVLRTEANAADGVIHLAFRHDLLLTGDLTGAAGADLAALHALADGLSGSGKPLVGTGGTAMLAMGGLVGRPGTEHDALPSGYRVDAENFVIGLASHDVRSCVVRLAPTVHSPLDRNGFVTVLVAAARQHGYASYVGEGTNRWPAVHTLDAADLYRLALEKAPAGSRLHAAADEGVPFRQIAAAIARNLDVPVRSISPEEADDYFGFLGPFAQLDNPTSAAITRELLGWSPSRPGLIADLHDGHYFQA
- a CDS encoding SEC-C metal-binding domain-containing protein, which codes for MPITAVRQMAYFPPSAYEQAWERGLLDATNYRDHADYRREIQQQLQALSTDGRGPIRIVALDVPGLLAYAEQTGQDPTSRQTRLGFVGWLGEQGADTVAWPPERNAGCWCGSGRKYKRCCAAPSFLAVEPADPASLVLTVELDGVAQRVWRRVAIPSNTPLDRAHRMLQEAFELPGEGSYAFRTDEYTIVAPGSGQRGVPADGERLVSIATELGDQFHYFHGHGRRWRHTATLDEIRPGGPGNTFTVLAGDGSWPAEPVADQVRQAIDGLMELAESSADVVAAEAESFREFGDRADPMDVEIHTAQLLARFDQTQPSGSIGLAMGALSIANRRPRPHVAAFVAAVNHLMPGLVTGKALTDLARHGVPFPAWAERLGKVDPRRAWRYRDAFGDQEAVLVTFGYLGDAAEHGILVEIATCPTPTVSVVHLSRSVDALRKVLQKSAATAAGPVILEETTLAWASGALAGVLRRVSSDLPAESRAWLPIVAQRVDLLPQPEPVEPARHTRADRAAAVDGFLAATAPLPGVDGDVLRFWAQVLAGSTGTDGSAPTRIGPVWLGHVLGEHVPRTFELTLAQRAGLSAAVTAWAGWAAEQQGLPAAAVEVLAARIAEIDEAFDRAYADPERAAARSYLSDITPTTTDGEDLRRAFALRTAAVPVARPGQLTEQPLWVSDLADRHRILAAELESWELAPSQSVAAWSAALTAISDQLWNLESDLARETMDYLDQVGPDDELLGDLTELAVEHGLGTTRFNAAARDRLTPDPEDLG
- a CDS encoding TetR family transcriptional regulator codes for the protein MARWQPDARGRLEAAAFELFRERGFEQTTVTDIATRAGLDKRTFYRLFGDKREALFGGSEQLEDLLVKAVTEADAAPFEAVVAAFRQVAEEIFADRLELVRVRQTIIESSPELQERELRKMGSLAAAVVAALCAKGLDQTAATLATESGVTVFRVAYTRWVEPGNRDSLTDLIAEVASELQAITSPARR